A part of Variovorax sp. HW608 genomic DNA contains:
- a CDS encoding serine hydrolase domain-containing protein, whose protein sequence is MKKNESKNPSWMTAALDYVPKWLEFQVERYRQPGCAIAIVHNDRLIAEFGIGVADMRTGKPMTPRHRFRIASHSKTFTASGVMLLREEGKLGLDDPIGRYVGGLHKDLAKARIGELLSHGAGVVRDGADAGQFLDRRPYLSRAELLEELAKKQPLDPGVQLKYSNHGYGLLGILIEELSGTAYADWITRHVIEAAGLKETVPDMPRLPKSAPMASGHTTEFPYGQRLVVPGDNACNAIAPAGGFVSTASDVARFFAQLAPESRQSILSPASRREMMHRRWRDECNTMEFHYGLGTMMNERGPKEWFGHTGSLQGFISRTARFPATGFTITVLTNAIDGLAYAWVDGVASILSAFSRHGAPVKKLQDWDSRWWSMWGTTDLVAMGKVVCQIAPAMLTPFDGATTEFTITGKDDGVVRKTSAFNSPGQTVRRVRNGKGKGKPIELWVGGSKLLPKEALVAEVTGRYRKTGKTRP, encoded by the coding sequence ATGAAGAAGAACGAGAGCAAGAATCCCTCGTGGATGACAGCCGCTTTGGACTACGTGCCCAAGTGGCTCGAGTTCCAGGTCGAGCGCTACCGCCAACCCGGCTGCGCAATCGCCATCGTCCACAACGACAGGTTGATCGCCGAGTTCGGCATCGGCGTCGCCGACATGCGCACCGGCAAGCCGATGACGCCGAGGCACCGCTTCCGCATCGCGTCGCACTCCAAGACCTTCACCGCCAGCGGCGTGATGCTGCTGCGCGAAGAGGGCAAGCTCGGGCTCGACGATCCGATCGGCCGCTACGTCGGCGGCCTGCACAAGGATCTCGCCAAGGCGCGCATCGGCGAGCTGCTGTCGCATGGCGCGGGCGTGGTGCGTGATGGTGCCGACGCGGGGCAGTTCCTCGATCGCCGGCCTTATCTCTCGCGCGCCGAACTGCTCGAAGAGCTCGCGAAGAAGCAGCCGCTCGACCCCGGTGTCCAGTTGAAGTATTCGAACCACGGCTACGGCCTGCTCGGCATCCTGATCGAGGAGCTCAGCGGCACGGCGTACGCGGACTGGATCACGCGTCACGTGATCGAAGCCGCGGGCCTGAAGGAGACCGTCCCCGACATGCCGCGGTTGCCGAAGTCCGCGCCGATGGCCTCGGGCCACACCACCGAGTTTCCCTACGGGCAGCGGCTCGTCGTGCCGGGCGACAACGCCTGCAATGCAATCGCGCCCGCGGGCGGCTTCGTCTCCACCGCTTCGGACGTGGCGCGCTTCTTCGCCCAGCTTGCGCCCGAGAGCAGGCAGAGCATCCTCTCGCCGGCCAGCCGGCGCGAGATGATGCACCGCCGCTGGCGCGACGAGTGCAACACCATGGAGTTCCACTACGGCTTGGGCACGATGATGAACGAGCGGGGACCGAAGGAGTGGTTCGGCCACACCGGCAGCCTGCAGGGCTTCATTTCGCGCACGGCGCGCTTTCCGGCCACGGGCTTCACCATCACCGTTCTGACCAACGCGATCGATGGTCTCGCGTATGCATGGGTCGACGGCGTGGCGAGCATCCTTTCCGCGTTCAGCCGCCACGGCGCACCGGTGAAGAAACTGCAGGACTGGGACAGCCGCTGGTGGTCGATGTGGGGCACGACCGATCTGGTCGCGATGGGCAAGGTGGTCTGCCAGATCGCACCGGCCATGCTGACGCCGTTCGATGGCGCCACGACCGAGTTCACGATCACCGGCAAGGACGACGGGGTGGTCCGCAAGACATCTGCGTTCAACAGTCCCGGGCAGACGGTTCGTCGCGTCCGCAATGGCAAGGGCAAGGGCAAGCCGATCGAACTCTGGGTCGGCGGCAGCAAGCTGCTGCCGAAGGAGGCGCTGGTGGCGGAGGTGACGGGGCGCT
- a CDS encoding MFS transporter yields the protein MTQIGKPPGDEALIRHGCESADCAPSARPWVLAAAIIGSSMAFIDGTVVNVALPAIQSDLHATAFQAQWVVEAYALFLAALLLVGGVLGDRFGRRRIFATGVTLFAIASVACALSRDVQQLILARAVQGVGGAMLVPGSLALISASFPEKERGRAIGTWSGFSGITAAIGPVLGGFLVDRYSWLWAFLVNVPMATLVLLIAWRHVPESRGGESASGLDVWGAALATLALGGVVYAFIEAPTQGWRSRTVLAALVAGVAAGIAFVGVELRVRSPMLPLSLMRIGNFGGANLLTLLLYAALGGGLYFFPLNLIQVQGYSATAAGAALLPFILIMFALSGWAGQLVDRFGPRWPLVIGPSIAAVGFALFAVPGVGVNYWTAFLPAVVVLGFGMTVTVAPLTTTVMNAVGPDLAGVASGVNNAVSRAASVLAIAVFGVVMAWAFGGQLGEGLQGVGASAQATAFLESQRSQLAGAALPPGVDEATGKALRHAVNAAFVSGFRWVMGICAALALLSAMSAWFLIARQPATLPAPFSDRRPESP from the coding sequence ATGACCCAGATCGGCAAGCCACCGGGCGACGAGGCGCTGATCCGCCACGGCTGCGAGAGCGCCGACTGTGCGCCGTCCGCGCGGCCCTGGGTGCTCGCCGCGGCGATCATCGGCTCCAGCATGGCCTTCATCGACGGCACGGTGGTGAACGTCGCGCTGCCCGCGATCCAGTCGGACCTGCATGCGACCGCCTTCCAGGCGCAGTGGGTGGTGGAGGCGTATGCGCTCTTTCTTGCGGCGCTGCTGCTGGTCGGCGGGGTGCTGGGCGACCGCTTCGGGCGCCGGAGGATCTTCGCGACCGGCGTGACGCTGTTCGCGATCGCGTCGGTCGCATGCGCACTGTCGCGCGACGTGCAGCAGCTCATCCTCGCGCGGGCGGTGCAGGGAGTCGGCGGCGCGATGCTCGTGCCGGGCAGCCTCGCGCTGATCAGCGCATCGTTTCCCGAGAAGGAGCGCGGTCGCGCCATCGGTACCTGGTCGGGCTTCAGCGGCATCACTGCGGCGATCGGGCCGGTGCTCGGCGGTTTCCTCGTCGATCGCTATTCGTGGCTCTGGGCCTTCCTGGTCAACGTGCCGATGGCCACCCTGGTGTTGCTGATCGCGTGGCGGCATGTGCCCGAAAGCCGCGGCGGCGAGTCGGCCTCCGGACTCGATGTCTGGGGCGCCGCGCTCGCGACGCTGGCGCTGGGCGGCGTCGTGTATGCCTTCATCGAGGCGCCGACGCAGGGCTGGCGCTCGCGCACCGTGCTCGCCGCGCTGGTCGCGGGCGTCGCCGCCGGCATCGCCTTCGTCGGTGTCGAGCTGCGCGTGCGTTCGCCGATGCTGCCGCTCTCGTTGATGCGCATCGGCAACTTCGGCGGGGCGAACCTGCTGACGCTGCTGCTCTACGCGGCGCTGGGCGGCGGGCTCTATTTCTTTCCGCTCAATCTGATCCAGGTGCAGGGCTATTCGGCCACGGCGGCCGGCGCGGCCTTGCTGCCGTTCATCCTCATCATGTTCGCGCTGTCGGGGTGGGCGGGGCAGCTTGTCGATCGATTCGGGCCGCGTTGGCCCTTGGTCATCGGGCCGAGCATCGCGGCCGTCGGCTTCGCGCTGTTCGCGGTGCCGGGCGTGGGGGTCAACTACTGGACGGCGTTCCTTCCCGCCGTGGTGGTGCTGGGCTTCGGCATGACCGTGACCGTCGCACCGCTCACGACGACGGTGATGAATGCCGTCGGGCCGGATCTGGCGGGCGTCGCATCGGGCGTGAACAACGCGGTCTCGCGTGCGGCGTCGGTGCTCGCGATCGCGGTGTTCGGGGTGGTGATGGCGTGGGCGTTCGGTGGGCAGTTGGGGGAGGGACTGCAGGGCGTCGGGGCATCCGCGCAAGCCACGGCCTTTCTCGAATCGCAGCGAAGCCAGCTGGCGGGCGCGGCGCTTCCGCCGGGTGTCGACGAGGCGACCGGCAAGGCGTTGCGGCATGCGGTGAATGCGGCCTTCGTGTCGGGGTTTCGGTGGGTGATGGGGATCTGCGCGGCGCTGGCGCTCCTGAGTGCAATGAGCGCGTGGTTCCTGATCGCGCGCCAGCCGGCTACACTCCCGGCCCCTTTTTCTGATCGGAGACCCGAGAGCCCATGA
- a CDS encoding alpha/beta hydrolase, producing the protein MVSRLLKFLKWTALVLVIMLITAIALRTYDVQRGPPLERWHTFVPHELSQGELRKADWAAYIAAENKAFDEVRAQVTDKLPPEAQLPGNRYFKDSPIYPGRFAQDWNRSYLLEPEGAARGAVVLLHGLTDSPYSLRHVAGLYRDRGFVVVAIRMPGHGTVPSGLTKVDWEDWSEATRLAVREARRRAPAPLPLHVVGFSNGGALAMKYALDGLDDRNLARPDRVILIAPMIGITELSRFAGVFGWPAIFPAFAKAAWLGIVPEFNPFKYNSFPVNGARQSSLLTRDLRAHIAREESAGNLARLPPILTFQSLIDFTVSTRAIVTGLYARLPANGSELVLFDLNRSIKFGPLLRSGSDLRLDRILPAAPRNFRSTIITNTGPDSRQVLERVTEAGATSEKTRTLDLEFPLEVFSLSHLALPFPMNDSLYGMRPDNTDEFGVNLGALAMRGERGALIVSLDSLSRLSSNPFYPYMAERIGGVIPKAQP; encoded by the coding sequence ATGGTTTCCCGGTTGTTGAAGTTCCTGAAGTGGACCGCGCTGGTGCTGGTCATCATGCTCATCACCGCGATCGCGCTGCGCACCTACGACGTGCAGCGCGGACCGCCGCTCGAGCGCTGGCACACCTTCGTCCCGCACGAGCTCTCGCAGGGCGAACTGCGCAAGGCCGATTGGGCCGCCTACATCGCCGCCGAGAACAAGGCCTTCGACGAGGTCCGCGCACAGGTCACCGACAAGCTGCCGCCCGAGGCGCAGCTGCCCGGCAACCGCTATTTCAAGGACAGCCCGATCTACCCGGGCCGGTTCGCGCAGGACTGGAACCGCTCCTACCTCCTCGAGCCCGAAGGCGCAGCGCGCGGCGCGGTCGTGCTGCTGCACGGGTTGACCGATTCGCCCTACAGCCTGCGGCACGTGGCGGGGCTGTACCGCGACCGCGGCTTCGTCGTCGTCGCGATCCGCATGCCCGGACACGGCACCGTCCCTTCAGGGCTCACGAAGGTCGACTGGGAAGACTGGTCGGAGGCCACGCGCCTCGCGGTGCGCGAAGCGCGCCGGCGCGCACCCGCGCCGCTGCCGCTGCATGTGGTGGGCTTCTCCAACGGCGGTGCGCTGGCGATGAAGTACGCGCTCGACGGGCTCGACGACCGGAACCTCGCGCGGCCCGATCGCGTGATCCTGATCGCGCCGATGATCGGCATCACCGAGCTCTCGCGCTTCGCGGGCGTGTTCGGCTGGCCGGCCATTTTTCCGGCGTTCGCGAAGGCGGCGTGGCTGGGCATCGTGCCCGAGTTCAACCCCTTCAAGTACAACTCGTTCCCGGTCAACGGGGCGCGGCAGTCGTCGCTGCTCACGCGCGACCTGCGCGCCCACATCGCGCGCGAGGAAAGCGCGGGCAACCTGGCGAGGCTGCCGCCGATCCTCACCTTCCAGTCGCTGATCGATTTCACCGTGAGCACGCGCGCGATCGTGACCGGGCTCTATGCGCGGCTGCCGGCCAACGGCAGCGAGCTGGTGCTCTTCGACCTGAACCGCAGCATCAAGTTCGGCCCCTTGCTGCGTTCGGGCAGCGACCTGCGGCTGGACCGGATCCTGCCGGCCGCGCCGAGAAACTTCCGCTCGACCATCATCACCAACACCGGGCCCGACAGCCGGCAGGTGCTGGAGCGCGTCACCGAAGCGGGTGCGACCAGCGAGAAGACGCGCACGCTGGACCTGGAGTTTCCGCTCGAGGTGTTCTCGCTGTCGCACCTCGCGCTGCCCTTCCCGATGAACGATTCGCTCTATGGCATGCGGCCGGACAACACCGACGAGTTCGGCGTCAACCTCGGCGCGCTGGCGATGCGCGGGGAGCGCGGTGCGCTGATCGTGAGCCTGGATTCGCTGTCGCGGCTGTCGTCGAATCCGTTCTACCCCTACATGGCGGAGCGGATCGGCGGGGTCATTCCAAAGGCGCAGCCCTGA
- a CDS encoding helix-turn-helix domain-containing protein produces the protein MPIIVRLDVLLAKRKVRSNELARAVGITEANISLLKSGKVRAIRFSTLEAICDYLDCQPGDLLEYVHAPGEMD, from the coding sequence ATGCCGATCATCGTTCGCCTCGACGTCCTGTTGGCCAAACGCAAGGTGCGCTCCAACGAACTCGCTCGCGCAGTCGGAATCACGGAGGCCAACATCTCGCTGCTCAAGTCAGGCAAGGTGCGGGCCATTCGCTTCTCGACGCTGGAGGCGATCTGCGACTACCTGGACTGCCAGCCGGGCGACCTGCTCGAATACGTGCATGCGCCTGGCGAGATGGATTGA
- a CDS encoding DUF433 domain-containing protein, translating to MGQFNRITQQPEVMGGKACIRGMRVTVGMVVGQIGAGHSVDEILTDFPYLERDDIMQALRYAAWRADEREVTLAIS from the coding sequence ATGGGTCAATTCAATCGCATTACCCAACAGCCTGAAGTCATGGGTGGCAAGGCGTGCATTCGCGGAATGCGCGTCACGGTCGGCATGGTGGTGGGCCAGATCGGCGCAGGCCACAGCGTCGACGAAATCCTGACCGATTTCCCCTACCTGGAGCGCGACGACATCATGCAGGCGCTTCGCTACGCCGCATGGCGCGCGGATGAACGCGAGGTCACGCTGGCCATCTCATGA
- a CDS encoding DUF5615 family PIN-like protein, which yields MRLLIDMNLSPRWVDVLADAGIEATHWSTLGAYNAPDSEIMAYASANNCVVLTHDLDFGAILAATHGEKPSVVQIRADDVSPDAIGKQIVIALRQMAPELEEGALLTVDPNRTRLRLLPLQPRG from the coding sequence ATGAGGCTGCTGATCGATATGAACCTGTCGCCGCGCTGGGTCGATGTGCTGGCCGATGCGGGGATCGAGGCGACACACTGGTCGACGCTTGGCGCCTACAACGCGCCGGACTCGGAGATCATGGCCTATGCGAGCGCGAACAACTGCGTGGTGCTGACTCACGACCTGGATTTCGGCGCGATCCTCGCGGCCACCCACGGTGAGAAACCCAGCGTGGTGCAGATTCGCGCTGACGATGTCAGCCCGGACGCGATCGGCAAGCAGATCGTCATCGCGTTGCGGCAGATGGCCCCCGAGCTGGAGGAAGGCGCGTTGCTCACGGTCGATCCGAACCGCACGCGTTTGCGCCTGCTACCTTTGCAGCCCAGGGGATGA
- a CDS encoding recombinase family protein, whose product MLIGYARVSTQDQNLDLQIAALKKAGCKKVFDDKISGSRQERPGLAKALEMLREGDTLVVWKLDRLGRSVKHLVDLVTELGNQKVQFKSLTDAIDTGTPSGRFFFHVMASLAEMERELTVERTRAGLEVARRLGRTGGRKRQMTDSKIESAKKLLANGVPPRDVAKNLGVSVPTLYRWVPASEHA is encoded by the coding sequence ATGCTGATCGGATATGCGCGTGTCTCGACGCAAGATCAGAACCTTGATCTACAAATCGCGGCTTTGAAGAAGGCCGGCTGCAAGAAGGTTTTCGACGACAAGATCAGCGGTAGTCGGCAGGAGCGGCCTGGCCTGGCCAAGGCACTGGAGATGCTGCGTGAAGGCGACACACTTGTCGTTTGGAAGCTGGATCGTCTTGGGCGGAGCGTCAAGCATCTGGTGGATCTCGTCACCGAGTTGGGCAATCAGAAGGTCCAGTTCAAGAGCCTCACCGATGCCATCGATACGGGCACGCCGTCCGGGCGCTTTTTCTTCCACGTGATGGCCAGCCTGGCCGAGATGGAGCGCGAACTGACAGTCGAGCGAACCCGCGCCGGGCTGGAAGTCGCCCGACGACTCGGCCGCACGGGCGGGCGCAAGCGACAAATGACCGACAGCAAGATCGAGTCAGCCAAGAAGTTGCTGGCCAACGGTGTGCCGCCCCGGGACGTAGCCAAGAACCTGGGTGTGTCCGTGCCCACTCTGTACCGTTGGGTACCAGCCTCGGAGCACGCTTAG